The following proteins come from a genomic window of Tepidiforma thermophila:
- the yidD gene encoding membrane protein insertion efficiency factor YidD, with protein sequence MIGRVLAKPLIWLVVAYQATFSKVMPPVCRFEPSCSRYAKEALERHGACRGGWLALRRLSRCRPFGGSGYDPVP encoded by the coding sequence ATGATTGGGCGAGTGCTGGCGAAGCCGCTGATCTGGCTGGTGGTGGCGTACCAGGCGACGTTTTCGAAGGTGATGCCGCCGGTCTGCCGGTTCGAGCCGTCGTGTTCACGGTACGCAAAGGAGGCGCTGGAGCGGCACGGGGCGTGCCGGGGCGGGTGGCTGGCGCTTCGGCGGCTGAGCCGGTGCCGTCCGTTTGGCGGGAGCGGGTACGACCCGGTGCCGTAG
- a CDS encoding YidC/Oxa1 family membrane protein insertase — protein sequence MGELFTIALLNPMVNLLVLLNNLLFGSFGLAIIAFTILVRVVTFPLTYRQLHVTRQMQAIQPRVQEINKKYSDPKRRQEEMMKLYREAGVNPLGCLGPMLIQFPILIALYSAVRIALPNSPEALEKLSSHVYDWAYLQHALPVKEFFLGMDLRHPNLLMVVLVGITTYGQSKTTVTVSTDERVRQQQAMMNVMLPLMFAFFALQFPSGVSLYWVVNSIVGIGFNILIYGFKPLGIEPFFKVRAPEPAPAAAEPAPAAAVVSSAPELRTPTHGPGRSKRQNRRRRS from the coding sequence ATGGGCGAGCTCTTCACCATTGCCCTGCTCAACCCGATGGTGAACCTCCTGGTTCTCCTCAACAACCTCCTCTTCGGCTCCTTCGGGCTCGCCATCATCGCCTTCACCATCCTCGTCCGCGTCGTCACCTTCCCGCTCACCTACCGCCAGCTCCACGTCACCCGCCAGATGCAGGCGATTCAGCCGCGCGTCCAGGAGATCAACAAGAAGTACAGCGACCCGAAGCGCCGGCAGGAAGAGATGATGAAGCTCTACCGCGAGGCCGGCGTGAACCCCCTCGGCTGCCTCGGGCCGATGCTCATCCAGTTCCCCATCCTCATCGCCCTCTACAGCGCCGTCCGCATTGCGCTGCCGAACTCCCCGGAAGCCCTCGAAAAGCTCTCCAGCCACGTTTACGATTGGGCCTATCTCCAGCATGCCCTGCCCGTAAAGGAATTCTTCCTGGGTATGGACCTGCGCCACCCCAACCTCCTCATGGTGGTGCTCGTGGGCATTACCACCTACGGCCAATCGAAAACGACCGTCACCGTCAGCACCGATGAACGGGTCCGCCAGCAGCAGGCCATGATGAACGTGATGCTGCCCCTGATGTTCGCCTTCTTCGCGCTCCAGTTCCCGAGCGGCGTCAGCCTCTACTGGGTCGTGAACAGCATCGTCGGCATCGGCTTCAACATCCTCATCTATGGCTTCAAACCGCTCGGCATCGAACCGTTCTTCAAGGTCCGCGCGCCCGAACCGGCGCCCGCGGCGGCCGAGCCTGCACCAGCTGCCGCCGTCGTCTCATCCGCTCCAGAAC
- the rnpA gene encoding ribonuclease P protein component, whose protein sequence is MDRSRRLRKGPEFDMAYQKGTAVRGPLLVVRVSPNGLGRDRWGFAVGRRLAPLAHDRNRVRRRLREAARQAGEEEGRDIIVVAREGAKAASVAELAEELRRLLRRAAKGGGAGGRRPGAVEGASGEEQRQEGVR, encoded by the coding sequence ATGGACCGTTCGCGGCGGCTGCGGAAGGGTCCAGAGTTTGATATGGCGTATCAGAAGGGGACTGCCGTGCGCGGTCCCCTTCTGGTTGTGCGGGTTTCGCCGAACGGCCTGGGGCGGGACCGCTGGGGGTTTGCGGTGGGGCGGCGGCTGGCGCCGCTGGCGCACGACCGGAACCGGGTGCGGCGGCGGCTGCGGGAGGCGGCGCGGCAGGCCGGAGAGGAAGAGGGGCGGGATATCATCGTGGTTGCCCGGGAGGGCGCGAAGGCTGCATCGGTTGCGGAGCTGGCGGAGGAGCTGCGGAGGCTGCTTCGGCGGGCGGCGAAGGGTGGAGGTGCTGGCGGGCGCCGGCCCGGGGCCGTCGAGGGGGCATCCGGGGAGGAGCAGAGGCAGGAGGGGGTGAGATGA
- a CDS encoding transglycosylase SLT domain-containing protein: MRAGRNRAAWGGFVLLCTAVVLAAGLIEVGRESAPPPAAGERTPLPPVSPSPAATGTPPPVPSPPGTLPSLAGPEELLREGRFAEARAAFEAAALAARDPAEAAEAWFGAGRAAEEGGDRDGAISAYRRAVAAASPGGEAADRAAFRLLRALNNAGRFADALDVGLPAGGGTLAAYARAERGRALAGVGRGAEAAALWEPIAADSGLAVAVRVQALEGMAGLARDAGDLPALARWLDARIALDGSPAGRLERAEVARRLGDPAGFERELRALLAASPLAREATRALGALQEAGYAVDRGQAGFILYRRGAYAEAARVLRAGVDEPGIDAAVLTYRAYYLGAALEELGRVDEAVAWYDAAAATGADSPFVHRAKYWAARVLEGAGRRGESGARYLDLAVNGPPGEFTAEAAFRAGYDRYVEGDIAGALAAWEQTSAAASPRLEYWRGRALETAGRTVEAADAYRRAVALDRFDFFAIEAAARLGEPVLALEVRYRPRDLSQGVDWEAIAAWLRERIGGDWPGSPPTAACALARAGLSDEAEAELERAAAGVPAWRLLELAREARSCGLGHLAIGYAVRVREAAGAAPGEAPPDLLRVAYPVFYGAALDRAAAAADIDPLFFAALIRAESLWDPEAGSVAGALGLTQVIPSTGEGIARALGVREFAPSDLFRPAVSLEFGAYYLGVQLERFGDPLLALAAYNAGPGNALRWAGGGDAGAAELAERIDFRETQAYVRVIVEAYAYYLAAWGP; this comes from the coding sequence GTGAGGGCCGGACGCAATCGCGCGGCCTGGGGCGGCTTCGTCCTGCTGTGTACCGCAGTCGTTCTCGCTGCCGGGCTCATCGAGGTGGGCCGGGAGAGCGCTCCGCCGCCCGCCGCCGGCGAGCGCACGCCGCTGCCGCCGGTCAGCCCGTCGCCCGCGGCGACCGGGACGCCGCCCCCCGTCCCGTCGCCGCCTGGCACGCTGCCCTCGCTGGCGGGCCCGGAGGAGCTGCTGCGCGAGGGCCGGTTCGCCGAGGCGCGGGCCGCCTTCGAAGCGGCAGCCCTGGCGGCCCGCGACCCCGCCGAGGCAGCCGAAGCCTGGTTCGGGGCCGGCCGCGCCGCCGAGGAAGGCGGCGACCGCGACGGTGCCATTTCGGCGTACCGGCGGGCCGTGGCTGCTGCCTCGCCCGGCGGCGAAGCGGCCGACCGCGCCGCCTTCCGGCTGCTGCGCGCGCTGAATAATGCAGGGAGGTTCGCCGATGCCCTCGATGTCGGGCTCCCGGCGGGCGGGGGCACCCTTGCCGCCTATGCCCGCGCCGAGCGGGGGCGCGCCCTCGCCGGGGTCGGCCGCGGCGCCGAGGCGGCTGCGCTCTGGGAACCGATCGCAGCCGATAGCGGGCTCGCGGTAGCCGTGCGGGTGCAGGCGCTCGAGGGGATGGCCGGGCTGGCGCGGGATGCGGGCGACCTCCCTGCCCTCGCCCGGTGGCTCGATGCGCGGATTGCGCTCGACGGCAGCCCGGCGGGGCGCCTCGAACGGGCCGAGGTGGCCCGCCGGCTCGGCGACCCGGCCGGCTTCGAGCGGGAGCTGCGCGCGCTCCTGGCGGCCTCGCCCCTCGCGCGCGAGGCGACGCGTGCGCTTGGGGCGCTCCAGGAGGCCGGGTACGCGGTCGACCGCGGGCAGGCGGGGTTCATCCTCTACCGCCGGGGGGCGTATGCCGAGGCTGCCCGGGTGCTGCGGGCCGGCGTCGACGAGCCGGGCATCGACGCGGCGGTGCTCACCTACCGCGCCTACTACCTCGGCGCCGCGCTCGAAGAGCTCGGCCGCGTGGACGAAGCCGTGGCCTGGTACGACGCCGCAGCCGCGACGGGTGCCGATTCTCCGTTCGTCCACCGGGCAAAGTACTGGGCGGCGCGCGTGCTCGAAGGCGCCGGGCGGCGCGGCGAATCCGGGGCGCGCTACCTTGACCTCGCGGTAAACGGCCCGCCCGGCGAGTTCACCGCCGAGGCGGCGTTCCGCGCAGGGTATGACCGATATGTCGAGGGAGACATAGCCGGGGCGTTGGCGGCGTGGGAGCAGACGTCGGCGGCGGCAAGTCCGCGGCTGGAGTACTGGCGAGGACGGGCGCTCGAGACTGCCGGGCGAACGGTGGAGGCGGCTGACGCCTACCGGCGGGCTGTGGCGCTCGACCGGTTCGACTTCTTCGCCATCGAGGCCGCCGCGCGGCTGGGTGAGCCGGTGCTGGCGCTCGAGGTGCGCTACCGGCCGCGGGACCTTTCGCAGGGCGTCGACTGGGAGGCGATCGCGGCGTGGCTCCGGGAGCGGATCGGCGGCGACTGGCCCGGTTCGCCGCCCACGGCCGCCTGCGCACTGGCGCGGGCCGGGCTCAGCGACGAGGCGGAGGCCGAGCTGGAGCGCGCGGCTGCGGGCGTCCCGGCCTGGCGGCTGCTGGAGCTTGCGAGGGAGGCGCGGAGCTGCGGGCTGGGGCATCTTGCGATTGGGTATGCGGTCCGGGTCCGGGAGGCCGCGGGGGCGGCCCCCGGCGAGGCGCCGCCGGACCTGCTGCGGGTGGCGTACCCCGTGTTCTACGGGGCGGCGCTCGACCGGGCGGCCGCCGCTGCGGACATCGACCCGCTGTTCTTCGCCGCCCTGATCCGGGCCGAGAGCCTGTGGGACCCGGAGGCCGGCTCGGTGGCCGGCGCCCTGGGGCTCACGCAGGTCATCCCCTCGACGGGCGAGGGAATTGCGCGGGCGCTGGGGGTCCGGGAATTTGCTCCGTCCGACCTCTTCCGGCCGGCGGTGTCGCTCGAATTTGGGGCGTACTACCTAGGCGTGCAGCTGGAGCGGTTCGGCGACCCGCTGCTGGCGCTGGCGGCCTACAACGCGGGCCCGGGGAATGCCCTGCGGTGGGCTGGGGGCGGCGATGCCGGTGCTGCGGAGCTGGCGGAGCGGATCGACTTCCGGGAGACGCAGGCGTACGTGCGGGTGATTGTCGAGGCCTACGCGTACTACCTTGCGGCGTGGGGGCCCTGA
- a CDS encoding PQQ-binding-like beta-propeller repeat protein, whose product MTRLRFAGAALLAAAALLAAACVSVTNPEGWAPPVLDGAALYLTTDHGHISRTTLSSDGRSATAAWTFPDKDIKADDKLRPNAAYGPPILADGRVYYATFEAGVFALNAETGRPEWPEEGKTNASAITGNIAGGLAYANGILFFGTTEGRLYGWNAANGAPAKGWETPLVFDAGIWATPVAIGGTLYVATMNGELHAIRISDRSPAWPQPFKISGAIPDLVALDEARLFVPSINRHVYILDAATGQVLTDFRAKDWVWTAPALDGNRLFFGDFGGHIYGLDISTSPATELWPPASTEGHRVKAGPVIVDDVLVVADRAPVVTFIDARTGEVLNRVPIDGAGTVRANLLAANGGAYILTTKARLFFANPANRSVVEVPVSGVKR is encoded by the coding sequence GTGACCCGCCTCCGCTTCGCCGGCGCCGCCCTCCTCGCCGCCGCCGCCCTCCTCGCCGCCGCCTGCGTCTCCGTCACCAACCCCGAAGGGTGGGCCCCGCCCGTCCTCGACGGAGCCGCCCTCTACCTCACCACCGACCACGGCCATATCTCCCGCACGACCCTGAGCAGCGACGGCCGCTCCGCAACCGCCGCCTGGACCTTCCCCGATAAGGACATCAAGGCCGACGACAAACTCCGCCCCAACGCCGCCTACGGCCCGCCCATCCTCGCCGACGGGCGCGTCTACTACGCCACCTTCGAAGCCGGCGTCTTCGCCCTCAACGCCGAAACCGGCCGCCCCGAATGGCCCGAAGAAGGCAAAACCAACGCCTCCGCCATCACGGGCAACATCGCCGGCGGCCTCGCCTACGCCAACGGCATCCTCTTCTTCGGCACCACCGAAGGCCGCCTCTACGGCTGGAACGCCGCCAACGGCGCCCCCGCAAAGGGCTGGGAAACCCCCCTCGTCTTCGATGCGGGCATCTGGGCCACCCCCGTCGCCATCGGCGGCACCCTCTACGTCGCCACCATGAACGGCGAACTCCACGCCATCCGCATCAGCGACCGCTCCCCCGCCTGGCCCCAGCCGTTCAAAATCTCCGGCGCCATCCCCGACCTCGTCGCCCTCGACGAGGCCCGCCTCTTCGTCCCCAGCATCAACCGCCACGTCTATATCCTCGATGCCGCCACCGGACAGGTCCTCACCGACTTCCGCGCCAAAGACTGGGTCTGGACTGCCCCCGCCCTCGACGGCAACCGCCTCTTCTTCGGCGATTTCGGCGGCCACATCTACGGACTCGACATAAGCACATCGCCCGCGACCGAGCTCTGGCCCCCGGCGTCGACCGAAGGCCACCGCGTGAAAGCCGGCCCCGTCATCGTGGATGATGTGCTGGTGGTTGCCGACCGCGCCCCCGTCGTCACCTTCATCGATGCCCGCACGGGCGAAGTGCTCAACCGCGTGCCGATCGACGGCGCGGGCACCGTCCGCGCCAACCTGCTCGCCGCCAATGGCGGCGCCTACATCCTCACGACGAAGGCCCGGCTCTTCTTCGCCAACCCGGCGAACCGCTCCGTCGTCGAAGTGCCGGTCAGCGGGGTGAAGCGCTGA
- the rpmH gene encoding 50S ribosomal protein L34 — MATKRTYQPHRIPRKREHGFMKRMSTRAGRLVLKARRLKGRKRLTVV, encoded by the coding sequence ATGGCGACGAAGCGCACGTACCAGCCGCACCGGATTCCGCGGAAGCGCGAGCACGGCTTCATGAAGCGGATGTCGACCCGTGCCGGGCGGCTCGTGCTGAAGGCCCGGCGGCTGAAGGGCCGGAAGCGCCTGACGGTCGTGTAG
- the alr gene encoding alanine racemase, translating into MAHPPTTRNALAEVTTALNAWLEIDLDALEANVRTLKALLGPVELIAVVKANAYGAGAAVVAPALEAAGVDRFAVVWPHEGYLLRQAGVTRPILVLGHAFPADATQAVRSRLTLTCHSRPLADALSAAAVEAGAPAAMHIKVDTGLHRFGNELEEAIALAEYCRTLPGIIVEGLMTHMANADEADDSFSEEQHRRFEAAARALPWIPYLHTANSATALRRPGFRYSGVRIGLALHGELPANTPGPELRQVLALRARLARVSRVAPGEGVSYGLTWRATRPTRAGLVPIGYADGWRRSLTNAGEVLVAGRRCPMIGRVCMDQFLADVTDVPGAEEGTVVTLLGADGADRITATEAARLAGTIAWDLLAGLSGRLPRIYHRGGHVETIVPPAW; encoded by the coding sequence GTGGCCCACCCGCCAACCACCCGCAACGCCCTCGCCGAGGTCACCACCGCCCTCAACGCGTGGCTCGAAATCGACCTCGACGCCCTCGAAGCGAACGTCCGTACTCTCAAGGCGCTCCTCGGCCCCGTCGAGCTGATCGCCGTGGTCAAGGCGAACGCCTACGGCGCCGGCGCAGCGGTCGTCGCGCCGGCCCTCGAGGCCGCGGGGGTCGACCGGTTTGCGGTCGTGTGGCCGCACGAGGGCTACCTCCTCCGCCAGGCCGGGGTCACCCGCCCGATCCTCGTCCTTGGCCACGCCTTCCCCGCGGACGCCACCCAGGCCGTGCGCTCCCGGCTCACCCTCACCTGCCACTCGCGCCCCCTCGCCGACGCGCTCTCGGCGGCCGCGGTCGAAGCCGGGGCCCCGGCGGCCATGCACATCAAGGTGGATACCGGCCTCCACCGCTTCGGCAACGAACTCGAAGAGGCGATTGCCCTCGCCGAGTACTGCCGCACGCTCCCCGGCATTATCGTCGAGGGGCTGATGACCCATATGGCGAACGCCGACGAAGCCGACGACTCGTTCAGCGAGGAGCAGCACCGGCGCTTCGAAGCCGCGGCCCGGGCGCTCCCGTGGATTCCGTATCTCCACACCGCGAACTCGGCCACGGCCCTCCGCCGGCCGGGGTTCCGGTACTCCGGCGTCCGGATCGGGCTCGCCCTCCACGGCGAGCTCCCCGCGAACACGCCCGGCCCGGAGCTCCGGCAGGTGCTCGCCCTCCGGGCCCGGCTCGCCCGGGTATCCCGGGTGGCACCCGGCGAAGGCGTGAGCTACGGGCTGACCTGGCGCGCCACCCGGCCGACCCGCGCCGGGCTGGTGCCCATCGGCTACGCCGACGGCTGGCGCCGCTCGCTGACCAACGCCGGCGAGGTGCTCGTCGCCGGGCGCCGCTGCCCGATGATCGGCCGCGTCTGCATGGACCAGTTCCTCGCCGACGTCACCGACGTCCCCGGGGCGGAAGAAGGCACTGTGGTGACGCTGCTCGGGGCCGACGGCGCCGACCGGATCACCGCGACGGAAGCCGCCCGCCTGGCCGGGACGATCGCCTGGGACCTCCTCGCCGGGCTCTCGGGCCGGCTGCCCCGCATCTACCACCGGGGCGGCCACGTCGAAACGATCGTCCCGCCCGCCTGGTAG